The following are encoded together in the Mycolicibacterium arabiense genome:
- a CDS encoding DUF1707 SHOCT-like domain-containing protein — protein MATRQTAHTRAKDTDRNNTCQVLDSALADGQLSMEEHRTRVGLATTAATLGDLQSLVDDLQNDNAPVQMPHLQKPSRVRAAGAGAGPGWGLRVATAAVLVVLGIAIGWGLYGNTSSPLSFQTDPGAKSDGIDGKVLTPPRQLQSLGGLNGLFEQMRQRFGDTVGYSLVVYPEYAVVARADPNDERRTLRYTYRGGFDDPSTSATGEDDVLVDLAAFDVVKAVELLRGAPQTTGMNPADVKRENTYLTVDPAREPVTPGELTLRANVSSEFGNGSITFGANGEIKGIDYADD, from the coding sequence GTGGCGACGCGTCAGACAGCACATACCCGGGCCAAGGACACCGATCGCAACAACACCTGCCAGGTGTTGGACAGCGCACTCGCGGACGGGCAGCTCTCCATGGAGGAGCACCGCACCCGGGTGGGCCTTGCGACGACCGCGGCCACGCTCGGCGACCTGCAGTCCCTCGTCGACGACCTGCAGAACGACAATGCCCCGGTTCAGATGCCCCACCTGCAGAAGCCTTCGCGGGTGCGGGCGGCCGGCGCGGGTGCGGGCCCGGGCTGGGGGCTGCGCGTCGCGACCGCGGCCGTGCTCGTCGTGCTCGGCATCGCGATCGGCTGGGGGTTGTACGGCAACACGTCGTCGCCGTTGAGCTTTCAGACCGACCCGGGAGCCAAGTCCGACGGGATAGACGGGAAGGTGCTGACGCCGCCCAGACAGTTGCAGTCCCTCGGCGGCCTGAACGGACTCTTCGAGCAGATGCGCCAACGGTTCGGTGACACCGTGGGCTACAGCCTCGTCGTCTACCCGGAGTACGCCGTCGTCGCGCGCGCCGATCCCAACGACGAGCGCCGGACGCTGCGCTACACCTACCGCGGCGGGTTCGACGATCCCTCGACCTCGGCCACCGGTGAGGACGACGTGCTCGTCGACCTCGCGGCGTTCGACGTGGTGAAGGCCGTCGAACTCCTTCGTGGGGCGCCCCAGACCACCGGCATGAACCCGGCCGACGTCAAGCGGGAGAACACTTACCTGACCGTCGATCCCGCGCGCGAACCCGTCACCCCGGGAGAACTCACCCTGCGGGCGAACGTCTCCAGCGAGTTCGGCAACGGGTCGATCACGTTCGGCGCCAACGGCGAAATCAAGGGCATCGACTACGCGGACGACTAG
- a CDS encoding DUF5318 domain-containing protein codes for MRLQRQVVDYALKRRSLLAEVYSGRTGVTEVCDANPYLLRAAKFHGKQSEVTCPICRKEQLTLVSWVFGDHLGAVSGSARSTEELVLLAARFEEFKVHVVEVCRTCSWNHLVKSYVLGAPGPPKAKNARGSRAARSGARTASE; via the coding sequence GTGCGATTGCAGCGACAGGTGGTGGACTACGCGCTCAAGCGGCGGTCCCTGCTCGCAGAGGTGTACTCCGGGCGCACCGGCGTCACCGAGGTCTGCGACGCGAACCCCTACCTGCTGCGCGCAGCGAAATTCCATGGCAAGCAAAGCGAGGTGACGTGCCCGATCTGCCGGAAGGAACAGCTCACGCTGGTGTCCTGGGTGTTCGGCGACCATCTCGGCGCCGTCTCCGGGTCCGCGCGCTCCACCGAGGAGCTGGTGCTCCTGGCAGCGCGCTTCGAGGAGTTCAAGGTCCACGTGGTCGAGGTGTGCCGCACCTGCAGCTGGAATCACCTGGTCAAGTCGTACGTGCTCGGCGCCCCAGGCCCGCCGAAGGCGAAGAACGCACGCGGCTCACGAGCGGCGCGCTCCGGCGCGCGCACGGCCAGTGAATAG